One part of the Pseudoalteromonas piscicida genome encodes these proteins:
- a CDS encoding MarR family winged helix-turn-helix transcriptional regulator: MNRELPDSFLALTFKFKSLVLKAVREQGIDVVPMEIQSLHLINRTENCTAALMSELMDRDKSQLARLIKEMSKKGLIEKTKNPNDTRSHFLGLTKDGKAILKRMLVIEAELIQKMCTGLSHEQVEVFNNIAVSMTANLTREP, translated from the coding sequence TTGAACAGAGAACTTCCAGATAGCTTTTTAGCATTAACCTTTAAGTTTAAATCTCTAGTTTTAAAAGCAGTTAGAGAGCAGGGGATTGATGTGGTACCGATGGAAATTCAGTCGCTTCATCTAATTAATAGAACAGAAAACTGTACAGCTGCTCTGATGTCAGAACTAATGGATAGAGATAAAAGTCAATTAGCGAGATTGATTAAAGAGATGTCAAAGAAGGGGTTAATAGAAAAGACAAAAAATCCAAATGATACTCGAAGCCATTTTTTAGGTTTAACAAAGGATGGCAAAGCGATATTGAAACGAATGCTTGTCATAGAGGCTGAGTTGATACAAAAAATGTGTACTGGCCTATCTCACGAACAAGTAGAAGTATTTAACAATATTGCGGTGAGCATGACAGCTAATTTGACAAGAGAACCATAG
- a CDS encoding Hsp20 family protein, with amino-acid sequence MRTVDLSPLYRSFIGFDHLAQLMDAASRNEKQPSFPPYNIEATGEDKYQITMAVAGFTEQELSLESENNTLTVKGEKQNKEDKAERKFIHQGIAERNFERKFQLGDHVKVIGAGLENGLLVIDLEREIPEALKPRKIEIGKGNLIENK; translated from the coding sequence ATGCGTACAGTAGACCTATCTCCACTTTATCGTTCATTCATCGGTTTTGACCATTTAGCACAGTTAATGGATGCAGCATCACGCAACGAAAAGCAACCAAGCTTTCCGCCATATAACATCGAAGCTACCGGTGAAGACAAATACCAAATTACCATGGCTGTTGCCGGATTTACCGAGCAAGAGCTTAGCCTTGAGTCAGAAAACAATACTCTGACAGTCAAAGGCGAAAAGCAAAACAAAGAAGACAAAGCTGAGCGCAAATTTATCCATCAAGGCATCGCAGAGCGTAACTTTGAGCGTAAATTCCAACTTGGCGATCACGTCAAGGTGATTGGCGCAGGACTTGAAAACGGCCTGTTAGTCATTGACCTTGAGCGCGAGATTCCAGAAGCACTCAAGCCAAGAAAGATTGAAATTGGCAAAGGCAATCTCATCGAAAATAAATAA
- a CDS encoding tautomerase family protein: MPIINIKITKEGVTPAQKQALIKGATQLMVDVLDKAPQVTFVVIEEVETDDWGIGFDQVSMLRQQNLSPK, translated from the coding sequence ATGCCTATCATCAATATTAAAATCACAAAGGAAGGCGTTACACCTGCTCAGAAGCAAGCCTTAATAAAAGGTGCAACTCAGCTTATGGTGGATGTCCTTGATAAAGCGCCACAAGTTACTTTTGTTGTCATAGAGGAAGTTGAAACTGACGACTGGGGAATAGGGTTTGATCAAGTCTCTATGTTGCGGCAGCAAAACTTAAGTCCTAAATAA
- a CDS encoding nuclear transport factor 2 family protein, which produces MTKPIFKPQDLDKVTAVIQQYFEGLHQGDIKKLDPIFHADAVLKAPGMRRTKSQWLDLVSSRQTPESQSAAFNYRILSVDVVNHQAMVKLYCPLFEHHYIDFIGLLKEDEQWRIVNKMYDDL; this is translated from the coding sequence ATGACTAAGCCTATTTTCAAACCACAGGATTTAGACAAAGTAACTGCAGTTATTCAACAATATTTTGAAGGGCTACACCAAGGAGATATTAAAAAGTTGGATCCGATTTTCCACGCTGACGCGGTGCTCAAAGCTCCAGGAATGAGGCGCACCAAATCACAGTGGCTAGATTTGGTCTCATCTCGACAAACGCCCGAAAGCCAAAGCGCTGCTTTTAATTACCGTATTTTGTCGGTGGATGTTGTAAACCATCAAGCAATGGTCAAGCTGTATTGCCCACTATTTGAACATCACTATATCGACTTTATCGGTTTACTTAAGGAAGATGAACAATGGCGTATCGTCAACAAAATGTATGATGATCTGTAG
- a CDS encoding glutathione S-transferase family protein, whose amino-acid sequence MYTLYYLPGACALATQVILRELRQPFELVDKRGVDNFLAINPTGKIPVLNDGENSLVEGAAILLYLLNKHENNLLPQADVFQKQKAIENILFANATMHPAYNRLFFATGAIADEHARQPFLEAAAVAINELWVLVEKKLAQQAFLGGDQVSTADIMLAVYARWGAYFPVDIVIPEKVSKMLAEVEARPSFIASIAAEQAHSTDA is encoded by the coding sequence ATGTATACGTTATATTACCTACCAGGTGCTTGTGCGCTAGCAACGCAAGTCATATTAAGAGAACTAAGACAACCCTTCGAACTGGTTGACAAACGCGGTGTTGATAACTTTTTAGCCATTAACCCAACAGGTAAAATCCCAGTTCTTAATGATGGCGAAAACAGCTTAGTAGAAGGAGCTGCAATCTTACTTTATCTACTCAATAAACACGAAAATAACCTTCTTCCTCAAGCTGATGTTTTTCAAAAGCAAAAAGCGATAGAAAACATTCTGTTTGCTAATGCTACGATGCACCCGGCTTACAATCGTCTGTTTTTTGCCACAGGTGCGATTGCTGACGAGCATGCACGCCAGCCATTTTTAGAAGCGGCAGCAGTTGCCATCAACGAATTATGGGTGTTAGTCGAGAAAAAATTAGCGCAGCAAGCATTTTTAGGCGGCGATCAGGTGTCCACTGCGGATATCATGCTGGCTGTATATGCGCGTTGGGGCGCCTATTTTCCAGTCGACATTGTCATTCCAGAAAAGGTCAGCAAAATGTTAGCTGAAGTTGAGGCAAGACCCAGCTTTATCGCCTCGATAGCAGCTGAACAAGCACACAGTACAGACGCATGA
- a CDS encoding LysR family transcriptional regulator, with amino-acid sequence MNKLRAIEMFVKLAEVRSFTRVAEQYNTSKSMISKEISRLEAELGARLIHRTTRNLQLTHVGEGYLQRARDILNKLEDADTFIQESQQAPKGKLKVNVPMVLGITDLAAMFADFMQAYPDVDLEIHLGDEDIDLVEQGFDLGFRASSRPFDSSYIGKEITQFNYHVCASPQYLASHPAIESAQDLIYHNCFEYSYSKRKNLWPLDEGVRIKGSLKVNNVLFMLQAIKSHLGIGILPEFACREALEKGEVVSILQHADKPTLALYALYPARQFVPAAVLQCIEFLQAWFKREGH; translated from the coding sequence ATGAACAAGCTACGAGCGATAGAAATGTTTGTAAAACTGGCTGAAGTACGCAGTTTTACTCGTGTTGCAGAGCAATATAATACGTCCAAATCCATGATCAGTAAGGAGATCAGCCGACTAGAAGCTGAGCTTGGTGCGCGGCTTATACATCGCACCACGCGCAATTTACAGCTCACGCATGTTGGAGAAGGCTATTTACAACGTGCTAGGGATATTCTCAATAAGTTAGAGGATGCAGATACCTTCATACAGGAGTCGCAGCAAGCACCAAAAGGCAAGCTAAAAGTGAATGTGCCAATGGTGCTTGGGATCACTGACTTGGCAGCAATGTTCGCCGACTTTATGCAAGCGTATCCCGATGTCGATCTTGAAATACATTTAGGGGATGAGGATATCGACTTAGTTGAACAGGGGTTCGATTTAGGTTTTCGGGCTTCCAGTCGCCCGTTCGACTCAAGTTATATAGGTAAAGAAATTACTCAATTTAATTATCATGTATGCGCCTCACCACAATATTTAGCTAGTCACCCTGCAATCGAATCAGCACAAGATTTAATTTATCATAATTGTTTTGAATACAGCTATTCAAAACGCAAGAACTTATGGCCATTAGACGAAGGTGTGCGAATAAAAGGCTCTCTTAAAGTGAACAATGTCCTTTTTATGTTACAGGCAATTAAAAGCCATTTGGGAATAGGAATTTTACCTGAATTTGCCTGTAGAGAAGCACTTGAAAAGGGCGAGGTAGTTAGTATATTACAGCACGCTGACAAGCCAACTCTAGCCTTATATGCACTGTATCCCGCACGCCAATTTGTGCCAGCCGCAGTACTTCAATGTATCGAGTTTTTACAGGCTTGGTTTAAGCGTGAAGGGCACTGA
- a CDS encoding TIGR03643 family protein — MQFSDSEISRIIEMAWEDRTPFEAIERQFELSEPDVIKLMRCSLKSSSFRLWRQRVNGRNTKHIKLRSKAVNRGYCKTQYKQR; from the coding sequence GTGCAATTTAGTGACTCAGAAATTTCCAGGATCATTGAAATGGCGTGGGAAGATAGGACGCCATTTGAAGCTATCGAGCGACAGTTTGAGCTTAGCGAGCCTGACGTGATCAAGTTGATGCGTTGTAGCCTAAAATCTAGTAGTTTTAGGCTATGGCGGCAACGAGTAAATGGCCGTAATACAAAGCATATTAAACTTAGAAGCAAAGCGGTAAATCGCGGATACTGCAAAACGCAATACAAGCAAAGGTAA
- a CDS encoding acetoacetate decarboxylase family protein: protein MIKNAVVLGLIFSAHTLAFDLENTYPTTEIKYLDDGTEISVPFHVKGEATSAVLGLVNAKRAKRFLWNDGWKVVTPKCDGKSSGKGIAAFYTQKITESPAGAYNETVATFFIQRRNAPDLDLPCPSDLNSLEAQVNYAMAAFTTINTANAEKQSMGLPHDYASFNFHLMLDNAKAVEAGEIWGYPKQLAQVDITLSENTHRLELAKKNGKPLLSAEYQRKIGTNTPLYSVGDNVVPSFNLPDESKIPQLSGVLTSASGWILPFVGKFTIHSPKSVTTRFLRKTQFTPIAVLEFTNVEGVALPLYDR from the coding sequence ATGATAAAAAATGCAGTCGTGCTAGGACTCATCTTTAGCGCCCACACTCTCGCCTTTGACCTCGAAAATACATACCCAACCACTGAAATAAAATACTTGGATGACGGCACTGAAATCTCTGTCCCTTTTCATGTCAAGGGAGAAGCAACCAGTGCAGTCCTCGGTTTAGTTAATGCAAAACGAGCAAAACGATTTTTATGGAATGACGGTTGGAAAGTTGTTACGCCAAAATGTGATGGCAAAAGCTCCGGAAAAGGTATTGCGGCTTTTTACACTCAAAAAATCACAGAAAGTCCAGCAGGAGCATACAACGAAACGGTCGCGACGTTTTTTATTCAACGCAGAAATGCGCCAGATCTCGATTTACCTTGTCCAAGCGACCTGAACTCCCTTGAAGCACAGGTAAACTATGCAATGGCTGCATTTACAACTATCAATACTGCCAATGCTGAAAAGCAGTCGATGGGGCTCCCTCACGACTACGCCTCATTCAACTTTCATTTGATGCTGGACAATGCGAAAGCGGTTGAGGCCGGTGAAATATGGGGTTACCCCAAACAATTGGCCCAAGTTGACATCACCCTAAGTGAAAATACACATCGTCTTGAGCTGGCCAAGAAAAATGGTAAGCCTTTGCTCAGTGCTGAATATCAGCGCAAAATTGGCACAAACACGCCACTGTACTCAGTCGGTGACAATGTTGTGCCCAGCTTTAACCTTCCCGATGAGTCTAAGATCCCTCAACTCAGTGGCGTATTGACCTCAGCTAGCGGCTGGATCTTGCCTTTCGTTGGTAAGTTTACGATTCACTCACCAAAAAGTGTCACCACGCGATTTTTACGCAAAACGCAGTTTACTCCTATCGCGGTATTAGAATTCACTAACGTTGAAGGCGTTGCGCTACCACTTTACGATAGGTAA
- a CDS encoding GNAT family N-acetyltransferase, whose translation MHLTTIKLDTERFTLRPLTLQDAEALFAIFSDAGVMRYWNTPPWECLDDATQFIKQSHEDLTTQQAITLAIVSKIDEALIGKCLLFSWDKESRRAEIGFGIAKSHWGQGVIQEAGSALIDYAFSTLQLRRIEAEIDPANTGSAKVLAKLGFTKEGHLRARWEIAGEVSDSALYGLLASDVN comes from the coding sequence TTGCATTTAACTACAATCAAACTCGACACAGAGCGATTCACACTTAGACCCCTAACTTTACAAGATGCCGAAGCACTATTTGCCATATTCTCGGACGCAGGCGTCATGCGCTATTGGAACACGCCACCTTGGGAATGCCTTGACGATGCAACGCAATTTATCAAGCAATCACACGAAGACTTGACTACGCAACAAGCGATCACACTGGCCATTGTTTCAAAAATTGATGAAGCATTAATTGGCAAGTGTTTACTATTTAGCTGGGATAAAGAGTCACGTCGCGCCGAAATTGGCTTTGGTATTGCCAAATCTCACTGGGGACAAGGTGTCATTCAAGAAGCAGGCTCTGCACTCATTGACTATGCTTTTTCAACACTACAGTTAAGGCGTATTGAAGCAGAGATTGATCCCGCTAATACCGGCTCAGCCAAAGTACTGGCAAAACTTGGGTTTACTAAAGAAGGTCACTTACGTGCTCGCTGGGAAATTGCTGGCGAAGTTTCAGACTCTGCACTATATGGCTTACTTGCAAGCGATGTAAACTAA
- a CDS encoding S9 family peptidase: MKLLKSALALAMGFTSAASLASDTITIEDIPKIQSVSSTSVSPDGELVAFTRSVPRELYVDQNGSNYSELYVIDDEGVERPFITGKVSISSISWSADGQFIYFLTKKKEDKQRALYRIAVNGGEAQKVLSLKGTGISAYSLSPDGKQVAILAMPAADKSEKELKKLGFMAEVYELGLKNKQLHIIDLTASEKPLTPAALNIEGYVSEINWADDASKLLVKTQPTALIDDKYMKSQWHVLDAKTQQITTSFKTEGKLGTAEFSHDGKYIAILGAEDKHDPATGRLYLADAQSGKVEEWIPNFMGHIGDFEWSNRKNQLTFVANVGAESFVGQIKVGSNKYKKLIKEGKFIASNLSISDSDKTIALRANTAKHPNEVFVIRSSKATRLSNSNPWLDNKRFAKQEAINFKARDGVEIGGVLIYPLDYQEGTRYPLIMSVHGGPESHDKNGWLTSYSDPGQMGAARGYAVFYPNYRGSTGKGVDYSKLGQGDYAGKEFDDLVDMKEYLVNTGLVDTKRVGITGGSYGGYASAWGATKLTEHFAASVMFVGVTNQLSKFGTTDISNEMYLVHARSYPWDKWQWYLERSPIYWAGQSKTPLLIMHGKDDPRVHPAQSMELYRYMKVQGKDVRLVYYPGEGHGNRKAAAQYDYSLRLMRWMDNYLIEGKKDMPDYEIDHAAKLKAVKDANK; this comes from the coding sequence ATGAAACTACTTAAGTCTGCTTTGGCTTTAGCAATGGGCTTCACCAGTGCTGCAAGCCTCGCAAGCGATACCATCACTATTGAAGACATCCCAAAGATCCAATCGGTAAGCTCAACGTCGGTGAGTCCTGACGGCGAACTCGTTGCTTTTACTCGCTCTGTACCGCGCGAGCTTTACGTTGACCAAAATGGTTCGAATTACAGTGAACTTTATGTGATTGACGACGAAGGTGTAGAGCGCCCATTTATCACCGGTAAAGTGAGCATCTCAAGCATCTCTTGGTCGGCCGACGGTCAGTTCATTTATTTCCTAACCAAGAAAAAAGAAGACAAGCAACGCGCCCTTTATCGCATCGCGGTAAACGGTGGGGAAGCACAGAAAGTGCTTTCACTAAAAGGAACTGGGATCTCGGCTTATAGCCTAAGTCCTGATGGCAAACAGGTTGCGATCCTTGCAATGCCAGCTGCCGATAAGTCAGAAAAAGAGCTGAAAAAGCTTGGTTTTATGGCTGAAGTGTATGAACTGGGTTTAAAAAACAAACAGCTTCATATCATTGATCTTACAGCATCAGAAAAACCGCTGACTCCAGCGGCACTGAACATCGAAGGCTATGTTAGTGAAATCAACTGGGCTGACGATGCCTCTAAATTACTGGTAAAAACCCAGCCAACAGCGCTTATTGATGACAAGTATATGAAGTCACAATGGCATGTACTTGATGCGAAAACACAACAAATTACCACGTCATTCAAAACAGAAGGTAAGCTTGGTACCGCAGAGTTTTCTCACGATGGTAAATACATCGCTATTTTAGGCGCTGAAGACAAGCACGACCCGGCAACTGGTCGCTTGTACCTTGCCGATGCACAAAGCGGCAAAGTAGAAGAGTGGATCCCAAACTTTATGGGTCACATCGGTGATTTTGAGTGGTCAAACCGTAAGAACCAGCTGACTTTTGTCGCAAACGTCGGCGCTGAAAGTTTTGTTGGCCAAATTAAAGTTGGCTCAAACAAATACAAGAAACTTATCAAAGAAGGTAAGTTTATCGCATCGAATCTATCAATCTCTGATTCAGACAAAACCATTGCCCTACGTGCGAATACAGCTAAGCACCCAAATGAAGTGTTTGTGATCCGCTCAAGCAAGGCAACTCGTCTATCAAACTCAAACCCGTGGTTAGACAACAAACGTTTTGCAAAACAAGAGGCTATTAACTTCAAAGCCCGCGATGGTGTTGAAATTGGTGGCGTATTAATTTATCCACTTGATTATCAAGAAGGTACGCGTTATCCACTGATCATGTCAGTGCACGGTGGTCCTGAAAGCCACGATAAGAATGGCTGGCTCACGAGCTATTCAGATCCAGGTCAAATGGGCGCAGCACGCGGCTATGCGGTATTCTATCCAAACTACCGTGGTTCGACAGGTAAAGGCGTTGATTACTCAAAACTTGGCCAAGGCGACTACGCAGGTAAAGAGTTTGACGACTTAGTAGATATGAAAGAATACCTAGTCAATACCGGTTTAGTAGACACCAAGCGTGTTGGTATTACTGGTGGCTCTTACGGCGGTTATGCCTCTGCTTGGGGTGCTACAAAACTAACTGAACACTTTGCGGCAAGCGTGATGTTTGTTGGGGTAACTAACCAACTATCTAAGTTTGGTACTACCGATATCTCAAACGAAATGTACCTAGTGCACGCTCGCTCTTACCCTTGGGATAAATGGCAGTGGTACCTAGAGCGCAGTCCGATTTACTGGGCTGGTCAATCAAAGACGCCATTACTAATTATGCATGGTAAAGATGACCCGCGTGTACACCCAGCACAATCTATGGAGCTATATCGCTATATGAAAGTGCAAGGTAAAGACGTACGTCTAGTTTACTATCCAGGCGAAGGTCACGGTAACCGCAAAGCAGCGGCTCAATATGACTACAGCTTGCGCTTGATGCGCTGGATGGACAACTACCTAATCGAAGGCAAAAAAGACATGCCAGATTATGAAATTGACCACGCGGCGAAGCTAAAAGCCGTTAAAGACGCGAATAAATAA
- a CDS encoding LysR family transcriptional regulator, with protein sequence MRKEYDKLHLLKILCCVAEQHSFSRAAEQLGTTTSAVSKSIAQLESSYGQVLLNRTTRKLALSDAGKLVYEKGKKILRALRDLEEEVEQVGVHQSGHLKITFPNTIGRMLLSQICIDFQKRYPQIKLELMFTAANQDLIEDEIDVAFRLSAALKDSQFYVLKLININSTFVATPSYLATHGKPEQLSELSRHNMLLSKLNHVEDSWHDGARSYALQGNLIANSRFHIREAVLAGLGIAMLPSYFCQRDIDSGALVELFPEQNRPEVTLHAIYKVKREHSAKLDLFLGFVQAQLSCKSELVS encoded by the coding sequence ATGAGAAAGGAATACGATAAACTTCACTTACTTAAAATATTATGTTGTGTCGCTGAGCAGCACTCCTTCAGCCGAGCTGCAGAGCAGCTCGGTACCACGACATCAGCGGTGAGTAAATCGATAGCTCAGCTAGAGTCGTCTTATGGACAAGTACTTTTAAATCGAACAACCCGTAAACTCGCATTATCTGATGCCGGTAAGTTGGTGTACGAAAAAGGGAAAAAGATCCTTCGCGCGCTACGCGATTTGGAAGAAGAAGTCGAACAGGTTGGAGTGCATCAATCTGGTCACCTAAAAATAACCTTTCCAAATACGATAGGGCGTATGCTACTGAGCCAAATTTGTATCGATTTTCAAAAGCGCTATCCGCAAATAAAGTTAGAGCTGATGTTTACCGCAGCAAATCAGGATCTTATCGAAGATGAGATTGATGTGGCTTTTAGGCTGTCTGCTGCACTCAAAGACAGTCAATTTTATGTTTTGAAATTAATCAATATAAACTCGACTTTTGTAGCCACGCCGAGCTATTTGGCCACGCACGGGAAGCCCGAGCAATTGAGCGAACTGAGTCGGCATAACATGTTGTTATCTAAACTTAATCATGTTGAAGATAGTTGGCATGACGGAGCTCGAAGTTATGCTCTGCAAGGTAATTTGATAGCGAACAGTCGCTTTCACATTCGAGAGGCGGTGTTGGCAGGATTGGGGATTGCCATGCTACCGTCTTATTTCTGCCAACGAGATATCGATTCGGGCGCTTTGGTTGAACTGTTCCCCGAGCAAAATAGACCCGAAGTTACTTTGCATGCCATATATAAAGTGAAACGAGAGCATTCTGCAAAGCTGGACCTATTCTTAGGGTTTGTACAGGCGCAATTATCATGCAAATCAGAATTGGTATCTTAA
- a CDS encoding TonB-dependent receptor translates to MSEFLIRTVSCSAFFITAASYAVEQNQTAENTIERIEIRAFHDSVVKSLSNKRHNQQVSDTISAEDIGKFPDKNVAEALQRITGISLSRAQGEGERIGVRGTTPEQNRTYLNGQYLASADWWISSQPSRGFNFTLLPSEIVSSLEVFKTPQAMQDEGSLGGAINIKTRDPLLTSSGYGVVTAQFQYSDLSDKLDPQLSAIYNYHSESGDYAVLFTATRRDRSLRRDGLESWGWHDRTLYQGDDDTWYATQQTPQDKSQTLWFPGGGGSAIFQQQRELQAYTVNAAFQLSPRLRLNSHLLYSHLNADNNNQNFLWQSAKSIDLGGGVTDLQVQDGTLVSANYLPTAAPFNTSMEAIWRDSQISTKSAHLDLVYDGIYWSSQFQVGLSHGSGGTKEDVTSQFSANTRFHVDTSMRKNIVASYGTSPLDAASWFITEARNDSQDGKDKSYFAQADFAYDIDFKQVDAIKFGIKLKDHQRDFLRYRSKDGGLDGLAGELGTTLAAYPSTFVDDYLRGVGSANTLKNYSYADITLLAKDFGTLNFEQEIEKASRFHITEKTAAAYGQMQLAGESYAANIGVRVVKTFQDSAAFKRVASPIEAPDSYVWHEESRDYIDILPSANIKFDLSESLVGRFSVARVMSRAQFHHLMPSTNYNVTQAQGQGGNASLDPYRAAQFDASLEWYFDDAGLASIALFNKDVESFIEFERKLERHEGILMSIDRPSNGAGGSIRGVELSYQQTLAYGFGLIANYTYVDGERDNADVGLQDKVPGTSKHSANLTAYYENHQFSARLSYNYRTQFATGVGETMMDNYGQLDGSLTVKLSDNLDAQFEFINLTDEQIYTYDRNEYAPTGVYVNGRRYYAGLRYQF, encoded by the coding sequence ATGTCAGAATTTCTCATCCGAACAGTTTCTTGTAGCGCATTCTTTATCACAGCTGCAAGTTATGCCGTTGAGCAAAATCAGACAGCTGAAAATACCATAGAACGCATCGAAATCCGTGCCTTCCATGACAGCGTTGTCAAGTCTCTCAGTAATAAACGCCACAATCAACAAGTTTCAGATACGATCAGTGCTGAAGACATAGGTAAGTTTCCAGATAAAAACGTGGCAGAGGCGCTGCAACGGATCACCGGTATCTCACTCTCTCGAGCACAAGGTGAAGGTGAACGGATTGGCGTGCGAGGCACAACCCCCGAGCAAAATAGGACCTATTTGAATGGTCAATATCTCGCCTCCGCTGACTGGTGGATCTCAAGTCAGCCAAGCCGTGGCTTTAATTTTACTTTATTACCCAGTGAAATAGTCTCTAGCCTTGAGGTGTTCAAAACACCACAAGCTATGCAGGATGAAGGGTCATTAGGTGGTGCAATCAATATAAAAACCCGCGATCCTCTGCTTACGTCTTCAGGCTATGGCGTTGTAACGGCCCAGTTCCAATACAGTGACTTGAGCGATAAACTCGACCCACAATTATCTGCAATTTATAACTACCATAGCGAAAGTGGCGACTATGCTGTGCTTTTTACTGCAACACGGCGAGATCGCAGTCTCAGACGCGACGGCTTAGAATCTTGGGGATGGCACGATAGGACGTTATACCAAGGTGATGATGATACTTGGTACGCCACCCAGCAGACCCCACAAGATAAAAGCCAGACGTTATGGTTTCCTGGAGGTGGGGGTTCGGCGATTTTTCAGCAGCAAAGAGAGTTGCAGGCTTATACAGTCAATGCCGCGTTTCAGCTTTCCCCACGACTTAGGTTAAATAGTCACTTACTTTATTCTCACCTAAACGCAGACAACAACAATCAAAACTTTCTCTGGCAAAGTGCAAAGTCTATTGACCTAGGCGGCGGGGTAACCGATTTACAAGTACAAGATGGTACTTTGGTGAGCGCCAACTATTTACCCACAGCAGCGCCGTTCAATACCAGCATGGAAGCCATTTGGCGAGACTCGCAGATCAGCACCAAAAGTGCCCATCTAGACTTGGTCTATGATGGCATTTATTGGTCGAGCCAGTTTCAAGTGGGCCTAAGCCACGGCTCAGGTGGCACCAAAGAAGACGTCACGTCACAGTTTTCTGCTAATACCCGTTTTCACGTTGATACGTCAATGCGAAAAAATATCGTCGCAAGTTATGGGACTTCACCGTTAGATGCGGCGAGTTGGTTTATCACCGAAGCTCGAAATGACAGCCAAGATGGCAAAGATAAATCATACTTCGCGCAAGCCGATTTTGCGTACGATATCGACTTTAAACAGGTCGACGCGATTAAATTTGGCATTAAACTCAAGGATCATCAACGGGACTTTTTGCGCTATCGCTCCAAAGATGGAGGGCTTGATGGTTTAGCCGGCGAGCTTGGCACTACACTGGCCGCCTATCCGAGCACTTTTGTGGATGATTATTTGCGCGGCGTAGGTAGTGCAAACACCTTAAAAAACTACAGTTATGCCGATATTACGCTGCTCGCCAAAGACTTCGGTACGCTCAATTTTGAACAAGAGATAGAAAAGGCCAGTCGTTTTCATATTACAGAAAAAACCGCCGCCGCTTACGGTCAAATGCAACTCGCTGGTGAATCCTATGCAGCCAACATTGGGGTACGGGTGGTCAAAACCTTTCAAGACTCTGCCGCATTTAAACGTGTCGCCTCCCCCATCGAAGCGCCCGACAGCTATGTTTGGCATGAAGAATCTCGGGATTACATCGATATTCTACCCAGCGCCAATATCAAGTTTGATTTAAGCGAGAGTCTAGTTGGCCGTTTTTCCGTTGCGCGCGTCATGTCACGAGCGCAATTTCACCACCTTATGCCCTCAACCAATTACAACGTGACCCAAGCTCAAGGACAAGGTGGTAACGCCAGCCTAGATCCATATAGAGCGGCGCAGTTTGATGCCAGCCTTGAGTGGTACTTTGACGATGCCGGACTCGCCTCAATCGCCTTATTTAATAAGGATGTGGAGTCTTTTATTGAGTTTGAGCGGAAACTTGAGCGTCACGAAGGCATTTTGATGTCTATCGATAGACCCAGTAATGGCGCTGGCGGCAGTATCCGTGGCGTTGAACTAAGCTACCAGCAGACACTTGCGTACGGATTTGGGTTAATCGCCAATTACACCTACGTTGATGGCGAACGTGACAACGCTGACGTTGGCTTACAGGACAAAGTGCCAGGCACCTCAAAACACAGCGCTAATCTCACCGCTTACTACGAGAACCACCAATTTAGCGCACGGCTTAGCTATAATTATCGAACCCAGTTTGCCACCGGTGTAGGAGAGACCATGATGGATAATTACGGCCAATTAGACGGCAGCCTCACGGTGAAATTAAGTGATAACCTTGATGCGCAATTTGAGTTTATTAATTTAACCGACGAACAAATCTATACCTATGATCGCAATGAGTACGCACCAACAGGGGTATATGTGAATGGTCGGCGCTACTACGCGGGGTTAAGATACCAATTCTGA